Part of the Ammoniphilus sp. CFH 90114 genome, CGTCTTTTTTAAATCCTGGTATGCTTCCCAATCCGAGTATGAAGCCCCCCCACCTACCGAAAGTTAGATCCTATTCAAAGAAAATAAGATTGATAAAATTCTAAGTCAATTACAGAAGGATCCCTACTCTCTCCCTCATGTCAAGCGTATGCTAGGGAGTGAATACGAAGATTATAGAGTGAGGTTTGGAGACTATCGGTTATTGTATCGAATCGTCAATGGAGAGCTACTTATACTTGTATTGGATATTGGACCTCGTGGTGGTATCTATCAAAATAAATAATTTAATACTTAGATCTTACCTACACCCAACGAAACACCTAAAATTCTCACTTCCACAGCACTTTTCACTACCTCCCTCCCGCACATCGTGGACAAGAATTCCTTTTCAACTGAAGGACTTATTACCCTATTTCTCTCATAAGATATAGCTAGGACAGCTTGCCATTTTGTACGTCTACATATGAGCTTCCAGCAGAAGAACGAGATGCCTTTGAGGAATCTTATAGGATGAGCTTCGTCAAAAAATGGAGTTTACTTATCTCGTTGAAGATATTT contains:
- a CDS encoding type II toxin-antitoxin system RelE/ParE family toxin; translation: MLSQLQKDPYSLPHVKRMLGSEYEDYRVRFGDYRLLYRIVNGELLILVLDIGPRGGIYQNK